From a region of the Nitrospira sp. genome:
- the mgtA gene encoding magnesium-translocating P-type ATPase: protein MNNREPAFWSMPADELLARLQSRLEGLRTEEAQERQTRYASGRLKPHQDIRPLFALLSQFRSPIILILLFAATVSLVLADRTDALIILTIILISALLGFWQEHGAAKAVAALLSLVQVKTEVSRDGQLIEVPIEEIVPGDIINLSAGSSIPGDGLVIESKDLFVDEALLTGETYPAEKSVSVVDAAAPLSRRTNSVFMGTHVVSGHAKAIVVHAGKDTEFGRITAHVMLRPPETEFERGVRHFGYLLLEVTLLLVFAIFAINVYLHRPTLDSFLFSMALAVGLTPQLLPAIISVNLSHGAKRMAQRKVIVKRLASIENFGSMNVLCSDKTGTLTEGTMRLHAALDLGGLSSERVLFHASLNATYETGFINPLDEALRTQCVADLSGYRKLDEVPYDFLRKRLSILVATPTTHLLITKGAVEPMLTVCTRAELPDGTTVPMEGRSERIRQQFQDLNRQGLRTLGLAYRDMGETSRIDKTHEADMRFLGLLVFADPVRADMAETITALRQLGVALKVITGDHRLIASHVSQQVGMDHQRLLTGPDLRLMTDQALLQRVNEIDVFAEVEPNQKDRIILALKRAGNVVGYIGDGINDAPALHAADVGISVESAVDVAKEAADIVLLEKNLAVLVQGVREGRTTFANTLKYVFMATSANFGNMFSMAGASLFLPFLPLLPKQILLTNLLTDIPEMTIATDSVDHELIDQPKRWDIGFIRKFMLTFGFVSSIFDYLTFGALLFVLHASQEQFRTGWFVESVISASAIVLVIRTRRPFLTSRPGKYLVLATLAVVGTTLLLPYAPIAAPLGLTPMPLSFLLLLAAILVSYILTAELVKRRFYSGSEIRSEASHVQDNVSSTW from the coding sequence ATGAATAATCGAGAACCGGCCTTCTGGAGTATGCCTGCGGATGAACTCCTCGCCCGACTTCAATCGAGGCTTGAGGGCCTTCGTACAGAGGAGGCACAAGAACGCCAAACACGGTACGCCTCTGGCCGGCTCAAGCCACACCAAGACATCCGCCCCTTGTTTGCCCTGCTCTCACAATTTCGCAGTCCAATTATCCTGATCCTCTTATTTGCAGCCACCGTGTCGCTAGTGTTGGCGGATCGCACCGATGCGCTCATCATCCTGACCATTATTCTGATCAGCGCACTGCTCGGGTTTTGGCAGGAGCACGGCGCCGCAAAAGCAGTCGCCGCATTGCTCTCGCTCGTTCAGGTCAAGACCGAGGTTAGCCGGGATGGGCAACTCATCGAAGTGCCGATTGAAGAGATCGTCCCCGGCGATATCATCAATCTCTCAGCTGGATCCAGCATTCCCGGGGACGGGCTGGTAATTGAATCGAAGGACCTCTTCGTCGATGAAGCGCTGTTGACCGGCGAGACGTATCCGGCCGAGAAATCTGTATCGGTCGTTGATGCCGCAGCCCCTCTCAGCCGACGGACAAATAGCGTGTTCATGGGCACACACGTGGTCAGCGGACATGCGAAGGCCATCGTCGTGCACGCGGGCAAGGATACGGAATTCGGTCGCATTACTGCTCACGTGATGCTTCGACCCCCGGAGACGGAGTTCGAACGTGGTGTGCGACACTTTGGATATTTGTTGCTCGAAGTGACGCTTCTCCTCGTGTTCGCCATCTTCGCCATCAACGTGTACCTCCACCGGCCGACGCTAGACTCGTTTCTGTTTTCCATGGCTCTCGCGGTGGGCCTCACCCCGCAACTCCTGCCGGCCATCATCAGCGTGAATCTTTCTCATGGAGCGAAACGCATGGCCCAGCGGAAGGTGATCGTCAAACGCCTCGCGTCCATCGAAAACTTCGGGAGCATGAACGTGCTCTGTTCGGACAAGACCGGCACGCTCACCGAAGGCACGATGCGACTACATGCGGCGCTCGATTTGGGAGGTCTCTCCAGCGAGCGCGTCCTCTTCCATGCCTCTCTCAACGCAACCTATGAGACCGGGTTCATCAATCCGCTCGACGAAGCACTTCGGACACAGTGCGTTGCGGACCTATCGGGATACCGGAAACTGGACGAGGTACCGTACGACTTTCTCCGTAAACGACTGTCCATTCTCGTGGCCACACCCACAACCCACCTCCTGATTACCAAAGGCGCGGTGGAGCCGATGCTGACCGTCTGCACCAGGGCAGAATTACCGGACGGAACGACGGTTCCCATGGAGGGACGCAGCGAGAGGATCCGACAGCAGTTTCAGGACCTGAACCGACAAGGTCTTCGAACATTGGGCCTGGCGTATCGAGACATGGGCGAGACGTCTCGTATCGACAAGACGCATGAAGCGGACATGAGGTTCCTTGGGCTCTTGGTCTTCGCTGATCCGGTCAGGGCGGACATGGCGGAAACGATCACAGCCTTACGACAGCTGGGCGTCGCACTGAAAGTCATCACGGGTGATCACCGACTTATCGCGTCTCATGTCAGCCAACAGGTTGGGATGGACCATCAGCGGCTCTTGACCGGACCGGATCTTCGCCTGATGACGGACCAAGCACTGCTCCAGCGGGTCAACGAGATCGATGTATTTGCAGAAGTGGAACCGAATCAGAAAGATCGCATCATTCTCGCACTGAAACGGGCGGGCAACGTGGTGGGCTATATCGGCGACGGCATCAACGACGCGCCGGCTTTGCATGCGGCGGATGTCGGCATCTCCGTCGAGAGCGCCGTCGATGTGGCGAAGGAGGCCGCGGACATTGTCTTGTTGGAAAAAAACCTGGCCGTGTTGGTACAAGGAGTCCGTGAAGGACGGACGACCTTCGCGAACACGCTCAAGTATGTCTTCATGGCGACAAGCGCCAACTTCGGCAATATGTTCAGTATGGCCGGCGCCTCACTGTTCCTGCCGTTTCTCCCCCTGCTGCCGAAACAGATTCTCTTGACCAATTTGCTGACTGACATTCCTGAGATGACTATCGCCACCGATAGCGTCGACCATGAACTGATCGATCAGCCGAAACGCTGGGACATCGGCTTCATTCGAAAATTCATGCTGACGTTCGGGTTCGTCAGCTCAATTTTCGACTATCTGACATTTGGAGCGCTGCTGTTCGTTCTGCACGCGTCCCAGGAGCAATTCAGGACCGGATGGTTCGTGGAGTCGGTCATCTCGGCATCGGCCATCGTGCTGGTGATTCGTACGAGACGACCCTTTCTCACCAGCAGGCCGGGGAAGTATCTCGTGCTGGCCACTCTCGCGGTCGTCGGCACAACGCTGCTCCTTCCCTATGCGCCGATCGCCGCACCACTCGGACTGACGCCGATGCCGCTGTCCTTTCTTCTACTCTTGGCAGCGATCCTCGTCAGCTATATCCTGACCGCTGAGTTGGTGAAGCGGCGCTTTTATTCGGGGTCTGAGATTCGTTCTGAGGCAAGTCACGTACAGGACAACGTCTCGTCTACATGGTGA
- a CDS encoding efflux RND transporter periplasmic adaptor subunit, protein MTADPQEPTRQVPVNEVVSPHTSPPSTHRRSEALPEQRLPAAITPFSARSKRSRLPWLIGIMLIMLIGGGGMWFWWTWGTPPIQYKTALVDRGPITAIVTATGTINPVVSVQVGSQVSGKVSQLLADFNSQVSKGQILAQIDQKPFKARLSQARAAVKSARGNLAKANVAATQRKREFDRMAALRPQAFVSQADVDLAETNYRDAAANVDVLQAQLDQVQAALASAELDLGYTTIYSPVNGIVVSRNVDVGQTLAAAFQTPILFVIAQDLTQMQVNASVSESDIGGVTEGKPANFRVDAYPKRFFDGIVTQVRNAPISVQNVVTYDVVITVANPELKLKPGMTANVTIVTAQKENPLRVPTSALRFRMPNVPIDKKATRVWALDGDNQPRQVDVTTGIADSLSTEITDGVLHQGDRVIVGIETEEEQAQRKLPPGFEPGRGMR, encoded by the coding sequence ATGACCGCTGATCCCCAAGAACCCACTCGCCAGGTTCCTGTCAATGAAGTCGTTTCTCCCCACACCTCTCCTCCATCAACACATCGGCGTTCCGAGGCATTGCCTGAGCAGAGACTACCGGCCGCAATTACTCCGTTCTCCGCGCGGTCGAAGCGATCTCGTCTGCCCTGGCTGATCGGCATCATGTTGATCATGCTCATTGGCGGAGGGGGAATGTGGTTCTGGTGGACATGGGGAACTCCTCCGATCCAGTACAAGACAGCCTTGGTCGATCGAGGACCGATTACTGCGATTGTGACCGCGACCGGTACGATCAACCCGGTCGTTTCCGTGCAGGTCGGTAGTCAAGTTTCCGGCAAAGTGTCGCAACTTTTGGCTGATTTCAACTCTCAGGTCTCGAAAGGACAGATCCTGGCGCAGATCGATCAGAAGCCGTTCAAGGCCCGCCTGAGTCAAGCGCGCGCCGCGGTGAAAAGCGCTAGGGGCAACCTCGCCAAAGCCAACGTGGCGGCGACACAGCGCAAGCGGGAATTCGATCGCATGGCAGCGCTGCGTCCGCAGGCGTTCGTCTCCCAAGCGGACGTGGATCTCGCTGAAACCAACTACCGGGACGCGGCGGCCAACGTCGACGTCTTGCAGGCCCAGCTCGATCAGGTTCAGGCGGCATTAGCCTCGGCGGAGCTGGACCTCGGCTATACCACCATCTATTCGCCGGTGAACGGCATTGTGGTGTCGCGCAACGTGGACGTGGGCCAAACCTTAGCTGCCGCGTTTCAGACACCGATCCTCTTCGTGATCGCCCAAGACCTGACCCAGATGCAGGTGAATGCGAGCGTCAGTGAATCGGACATCGGTGGCGTGACTGAAGGCAAGCCGGCCAACTTCCGAGTGGACGCATATCCCAAACGGTTTTTCGATGGAATCGTCACGCAAGTGAGAAATGCGCCCATCAGCGTTCAAAACGTGGTCACATACGATGTCGTGATCACGGTGGCCAATCCCGAGCTGAAACTCAAGCCCGGCATGACGGCAAACGTCACGATCGTGACAGCCCAGAAAGAGAACCCCCTCCGTGTTCCGACAAGTGCGCTACGGTTCAGGATGCCGAACGTCCCGATCGACAAGAAGGCCACCCGGGTGTGGGCGCTCGACGGGGATAACCAGCCTCGCCAGGTGGACGTCACAACCGGCATTGCCGACTCACTCTCCACTGAGATTACGGACGGTGTGCTGCACCAAGGAGACCGCGTGATCGTGGGCATTGAGACAGAAGAAGAGCAGGCCCAGAGAAAATTACCGCCGGGCTTCGAGCCGGGTCGGGGGATGAGATGA
- a CDS encoding cation-transporting P-type ATPase encodes MPPVRSSSYEVWVPDVSHHDIHRLPIDEVLKRLEVGRGGLSSAEAQRRLAHYGPNVLVEPGHYSLIRGFLHQFTHFLAILLWIAAALAFTAEFMKPGEGMATLGWAILGVIVINAIFAFFQEYKAERAVHALHRLLPARAWVLRSNQPNDVSRGEIVPGDVLLIEEGEQIPADARLIEAIDMRVDVSSLTGESRPKRRTAEPMADGHLLDIPNLVFAGTPVLSGRGRAVVFATGMQTEFGKIARLSTGVETGLSPLQNEIVKVTHVVALLSLAMGGTFFAIGISMGLGFWISAIFGIGIIVANVPEGLLPTVTLALALGSQRMAKRHALVKQLTSVETLGCTTVICTDKTGTLTENRMRVARFYMDHLEIEVQESCLVIAGRVTSAIEAEEYAPLFDAIIHCHNAKRVRITGGRPLVTGDPTEVALVEFALGHGLLHHDPLPRMGELPFDADRKRMTTLHWREGQLVAFVKGAPESLMPLCHQIRHQGVRSPMSQEDRQRIMAQSRTFAHQAYRVLAVAMRDIEQGIEKLDIEQVEQNLTFLGLVAMIDPPRHEVAGAIARCRQAGVRAIMITGDHPLTALAIARQIGLAPKETPNELDGYCPVIEGHQVETMSDEALRRLLTPTNPGEPEPVFARMAPRHKMRIVSTLKEMGEVVAVTGDGVNDAPAIKKADIGIAMGIAGSDVAKETADMILLDDNFATIVNAIEEGRAVYANIRKFSTYVLASNVPEVVPYLAFGLFGIPLALTVPQILAVDLGTDMVPALALGAEHPDADMMVRPPRPRTERLMNLPLLLRAYVFLGLIEAGIAMGSFFLLLLTQGWTWGMPLDWSDPLYKQATATTFAAIVVAQVANVFACRSERVSLARLGWFTNPLLLWGIAIELVVLVFIVYSPWGNAIFGTSPVPVWIFGPLALGALVLLLAEEGRKIIVSRHHRE; translated from the coding sequence ATGCCCCCTGTTCGGTCCTCATCGTACGAGGTGTGGGTGCCTGACGTAAGCCACCACGACATTCACCGGCTTCCGATCGATGAGGTGCTGAAGAGGCTGGAGGTCGGCAGAGGCGGGCTATCCTCCGCTGAAGCTCAACGGCGTCTCGCTCACTACGGACCGAATGTTCTTGTCGAGCCCGGACACTATTCATTGATTCGGGGATTCCTCCACCAGTTCACCCACTTCCTGGCCATTTTACTCTGGATCGCCGCTGCCCTCGCGTTCACGGCAGAATTCATGAAGCCCGGCGAAGGGATGGCCACGCTCGGCTGGGCGATCCTCGGTGTGATCGTCATCAACGCCATCTTTGCCTTCTTTCAGGAATACAAAGCGGAACGTGCGGTACATGCCCTCCATCGCCTCCTCCCTGCCAGAGCGTGGGTGCTGCGAAGCAACCAACCAAATGACGTGTCACGGGGCGAGATCGTACCGGGTGACGTGCTTCTGATTGAGGAGGGAGAACAAATCCCTGCCGACGCCCGGCTCATCGAAGCGATCGACATGCGGGTCGACGTTTCCTCTCTCACGGGTGAATCCCGACCGAAACGGCGAACAGCGGAGCCGATGGCCGATGGACATCTCCTGGACATTCCCAATCTCGTCTTCGCCGGTACTCCTGTGCTCTCCGGAAGAGGTCGGGCGGTGGTGTTCGCCACGGGCATGCAGACGGAATTCGGCAAGATCGCCCGCCTCTCCACGGGAGTGGAGACAGGCCTCAGCCCTCTGCAAAATGAAATCGTGAAGGTCACCCACGTGGTCGCGCTGCTGTCGCTCGCGATGGGTGGAACCTTTTTCGCCATCGGCATCTCCATGGGCTTGGGTTTCTGGATCAGCGCAATCTTTGGGATCGGCATCATTGTGGCAAACGTGCCGGAAGGACTGCTCCCCACGGTGACGCTGGCCTTGGCCCTGGGCAGCCAACGCATGGCCAAACGCCACGCCCTCGTTAAGCAGCTGACATCCGTGGAAACCTTGGGCTGCACTACCGTTATCTGTACGGATAAGACGGGAACGTTGACTGAGAACCGGATGCGCGTGGCTCGTTTCTATATGGACCATCTCGAAATCGAGGTGCAGGAAAGCTGTTTGGTGATTGCCGGACGCGTGACCAGTGCAATTGAGGCCGAGGAGTATGCGCCGCTTTTCGACGCGATCATCCACTGCCACAATGCCAAGCGCGTGCGGATAACCGGCGGCCGTCCCCTCGTTACAGGGGATCCGACGGAAGTGGCCCTGGTCGAATTTGCACTGGGTCACGGACTTCTCCACCATGACCCGTTGCCCCGGATGGGCGAGCTCCCGTTTGACGCGGACCGCAAGCGCATGACCACCCTCCATTGGCGTGAGGGCCAACTCGTGGCTTTCGTGAAGGGAGCACCGGAATCGCTGATGCCCCTTTGCCATCAGATACGCCACCAGGGTGTTCGCTCGCCGATGAGTCAAGAAGACCGCCAGCGAATTATGGCGCAAAGCCGTACTTTTGCACACCAAGCCTATCGAGTCCTCGCTGTGGCCATGCGTGACATTGAGCAGGGTATCGAGAAGCTGGACATCGAGCAGGTGGAACAGAACCTGACCTTCCTCGGGCTGGTAGCCATGATAGACCCTCCGCGCCACGAGGTAGCGGGAGCCATCGCGCGCTGCCGCCAAGCCGGCGTCCGCGCCATCATGATCACCGGCGACCATCCGCTCACGGCCTTGGCCATCGCTCGCCAGATCGGGCTGGCGCCGAAAGAGACCCCCAACGAGCTGGACGGATACTGTCCCGTCATCGAAGGGCACCAAGTCGAAACAATGAGCGACGAAGCGCTACGTCGGCTTCTCACACCCACCAATCCCGGTGAGCCAGAGCCGGTCTTTGCGCGCATGGCACCCCGGCACAAGATGCGGATCGTATCCACACTCAAAGAGATGGGCGAAGTGGTCGCAGTCACCGGCGACGGTGTCAACGACGCGCCGGCCATCAAGAAAGCCGATATCGGTATTGCGATGGGCATCGCCGGAAGCGACGTGGCGAAAGAAACGGCGGACATGATATTACTCGACGACAACTTTGCAACCATTGTCAACGCCATTGAAGAAGGGCGCGCCGTCTACGCCAACATCCGCAAATTTTCCACGTACGTGCTGGCGAGCAACGTGCCTGAAGTCGTCCCTTATCTGGCGTTCGGCTTGTTCGGGATTCCACTCGCCCTCACGGTCCCGCAAATCCTCGCAGTGGATCTAGGGACCGACATGGTTCCAGCCTTGGCCCTGGGTGCCGAACATCCCGACGCCGACATGATGGTAAGACCGCCGCGCCCGCGCACGGAACGGTTGATGAATCTTCCGCTCCTCCTGCGCGCCTATGTCTTTTTGGGCCTGATCGAAGCAGGGATCGCCATGGGTTCATTCTTCTTATTGCTCCTGACACAGGGATGGACCTGGGGCATGCCGCTCGATTGGTCCGATCCGCTCTACAAACAGGCAACCGCCACCACCTTCGCCGCCATCGTCGTCGCCCAGGTGGCAAACGTGTTCGCCTGCCGCTCAGAACGAGTGTCGCTCGCTCGACTCGGCTGGTTCACCAATCCATTGCTCCTCTGGGGAATCGCGATCGAACTCGTCGTCCTGGTATTCATCGTCTATAGCCCCTGGGGCAACGCGATCTTCGGAACCAGCCCCGTGCCTGTCTGGATCTTCGGGCCACTCGCACTCGGGGCTCTCGTACTCCTGCTCGCTGAAGAGGGCCGAAAAATCATTGTGAGCCGGCACCATCGCGAATGA
- a CDS encoding CBS domain-containing protein, with protein sequence MRKSKKAGVAKVKGFDSMTVSQVMENEVQCVHPRTKGDVIASLMIEGFGAVPVVENGRKLAGIVSEHDLLAAVDDGYQLGAVAAKDVMTANPYSVRPETTLGTLVHVLRASDLVRVPVVDAKDKLIGIIARRDVLRTYLATGGKRG encoded by the coding sequence ATGAGAAAGAGCAAGAAGGCCGGAGTGGCCAAGGTCAAAGGCTTTGATTCCATGACCGTCAGCCAAGTGATGGAGAACGAAGTACAATGTGTTCATCCGAGGACAAAGGGCGACGTGATTGCTTCCCTTATGATCGAAGGGTTTGGGGCTGTCCCTGTCGTGGAGAATGGTCGCAAATTGGCCGGCATTGTCAGCGAACACGATTTGCTCGCAGCCGTCGACGACGGGTATCAGCTCGGTGCCGTCGCGGCAAAAGATGTCATGACGGCCAACCCTTATTCTGTCAGGCCTGAAACGACGCTTGGAACGTTGGTTCACGTGCTGCGCGCAAGCGATCTGGTCCGCGTCCCCGTGGTGGACGCCAAAGATAAATTGATCGGCATTATCGCGAGACGCGATGTCTTGCGAACCTATCTCGCAACCGGCGGCAAACGAGGTTAG
- a CDS encoding universal stress protein — protein sequence MRILCAVDGSEHSQWGIQALEAFASCAPEQVTLLHVVDKPALHALTGRNALGERRALAAMEKAGGMLLRQAEQSARLALGQAKTASRTELQTLLAHGPLATTIVRQARRLKVGLIIMGSRGLSDIQGFLLGSVSRQVASAAACSVLVVKQPLSTLLRVALAVDDSKPSRAAAKFLRSRILPQSAIVTILTSVESPVTDFAAEYLSESQLAELTKPVMDRATAFVNSMRDDFIKDGFGVETQVRMNHVIETIVTHVQAKRDEILVIGARNLTRSERLHLGSVSESLLRHAPCSVLIVRGVGA from the coding sequence ATGCGGATCTTATGTGCGGTCGATGGGTCTGAGCACTCACAATGGGGGATCCAAGCGCTCGAGGCCTTTGCCAGCTGTGCGCCTGAACAGGTCACGTTACTTCATGTCGTCGACAAACCCGCACTTCACGCGCTCACCGGCCGGAATGCTCTCGGCGAGCGCCGTGCACTGGCCGCCATGGAAAAGGCCGGTGGCATGCTTCTTCGGCAAGCAGAACAATCAGCCCGGTTGGCTCTTGGCCAGGCCAAAACGGCCTCCCGCACCGAACTCCAGACCCTCTTGGCCCATGGCCCTCTCGCAACCACGATCGTCAGACAAGCGCGACGCTTGAAGGTGGGTCTGATCATCATGGGATCGCGCGGCCTGAGCGACATTCAAGGATTCTTGCTGGGGAGCGTCTCCCGGCAAGTGGCATCGGCTGCTGCTTGTTCAGTTCTCGTCGTGAAACAGCCTCTATCCACACTGCTCCGTGTTGCCCTCGCGGTCGATGACTCCAAACCCTCGCGGGCAGCGGCCAAGTTTCTTCGGTCCCGCATTCTTCCCCAATCCGCCATCGTCACGATCCTGACGTCAGTTGAAAGTCCCGTCACGGACTTCGCAGCAGAGTACTTATCCGAGTCGCAATTGGCCGAGTTGACCAAACCGGTCATGGACCGGGCAACCGCTTTCGTCAACAGCATGCGGGACGACTTCATCAAAGACGGCTTTGGGGTGGAAACGCAGGTCCGGATGAACCACGTCATCGAGACCATCGTCACACACGTCCAAGCCAAGCGTGATGAAATACTGGTGATCGGGGCTCGCAACTTGACCAGGAGTGAACGGCTGCATCTCGGCAGCGTGTCCGAAAGCCTGCTCAGACATGCCCCCTGTTCGGTCCTCATCGTACGAGGTGTGGGTGCCTGA
- a CDS encoding ABC transporter permease: protein MSFLWLTLISALRILRRNPLRAGLTMLGIIIGIGAVVAMVSLGQGATASVQAEISSLGTNVLIIVPGATTVGGVRGGLGSISTLTVDDAEDIEKKVVGVTTVMYGTRSVLQVIRENKNWSTIVFGTTPVFPDIRNWPIAQGQFFTQSDLDSAGKVAVLGKTVVQNLFEPGEEVVGSEIRIRNVPLRIIGVLEPKGQSITGQDQDDFVVLPFSTAERKVLGTKFLGTVGIILVAIHTRHEIPAVVDDLKDLLRVKHRLHQSEEDDFTIRTMEDIAKTIAGASRTMMLMLMSIASISLIVGGIGIMNILLVSVTERTREIGLRMAVGAKRAHILLQFLIEAIIMTAIGGMLGVGMGIGIARLLTVIIGWPTIINTEAIVVSFLFSLVVGLFFGLYPANKASRMNPIEALHYE, encoded by the coding sequence ATGTCCTTTCTCTGGCTCACCCTCATTTCCGCCCTTCGCATTCTCCGCCGCAATCCCTTGCGAGCAGGCCTGACGATGCTCGGCATCATCATCGGTATCGGCGCCGTCGTTGCCATGGTCAGCCTGGGACAGGGCGCCACGGCCTCCGTGCAGGCTGAAATCTCGAGCCTGGGCACTAATGTGCTGATTATTGTCCCGGGAGCAACCACTGTCGGCGGCGTCCGTGGGGGGCTCGGCTCCATTTCGACGCTGACGGTCGACGATGCGGAGGACATAGAGAAAAAAGTCGTCGGTGTCACGACGGTTATGTACGGCACGCGATCAGTTCTTCAAGTCATCCGGGAGAATAAGAACTGGAGCACGATCGTCTTCGGGACCACGCCGGTCTTTCCCGATATTCGGAATTGGCCCATCGCCCAAGGACAGTTTTTCACCCAGTCGGACCTCGATTCAGCCGGCAAAGTTGCCGTCTTGGGAAAAACCGTCGTGCAGAATCTGTTCGAACCTGGAGAAGAAGTCGTCGGGAGTGAGATTCGTATCAGAAATGTTCCCCTCAGAATCATCGGGGTCCTGGAGCCGAAAGGCCAATCCATCACGGGCCAGGACCAAGATGATTTCGTCGTGCTCCCGTTCTCTACGGCTGAACGCAAGGTCTTGGGGACGAAGTTTCTAGGAACCGTCGGGATCATCCTCGTGGCGATTCACACCAGACACGAAATCCCTGCTGTTGTGGATGACCTCAAGGATTTGTTGCGCGTGAAGCATCGACTGCACCAATCAGAAGAAGACGACTTTACGATTCGCACCATGGAGGATATCGCGAAGACCATCGCCGGCGCGAGTCGGACCATGATGCTCATGTTGATGAGCATTGCCTCGATTTCGCTGATCGTCGGCGGGATCGGCATCATGAATATCCTGCTCGTCTCAGTGACGGAACGGACGAGGGAGATCGGATTGCGAATGGCTGTCGGCGCAAAACGGGCCCATATTCTATTACAGTTTCTCATTGAAGCGATCATCATGACCGCGATCGGGGGAATGCTCGGGGTAGGAATGGGAATCGGGATCGCCCGCCTGCTCACGGTCATCATCGGCTGGCCAACCATCATCAACACAGAAGCGATAGTAGTCTCATTTCTGTTCTCACTGGTTGTCGGCCTGTTCTTCGGCCTCTATCCAGCGAACAAAGCCTCGAGAATGAACCCGATCGAAGCGCTGCACTATGAATAA
- a CDS encoding L,D-transpeptidase has protein sequence MTKPPGLCGINYPSDRTVQWECRKLRTGESLEKLFGELWIGVARFNRIDRRHVHAGVSIKVPKNMKDLVDFQPMPFFYPPAEPEEQFILIDLSEQFLGAYEYGALRFAVPIASGEARKPTPVGEFRLTAAHRSHQSCLYTIEGTDRPYPMNYALRFFVNREGVSYWIHGRDLPGYPASHGCIGLYDEPMQKAHYGIPEDPELNDAKRLFEWVLDKEIPDNRVTSLPRGPRVHIIGQAPHTIKIN, from the coding sequence ATGACAAAACCGCCTGGCCTCTGCGGTATCAACTATCCCAGCGATAGGACTGTGCAGTGGGAATGTCGGAAGCTCCGCACCGGCGAATCGCTGGAAAAGCTGTTCGGCGAACTGTGGATCGGCGTGGCTCGCTTTAATCGAATCGACCGGCGCCATGTGCATGCGGGGGTGTCCATCAAAGTTCCGAAGAACATGAAAGACCTCGTGGACTTTCAGCCGATGCCATTCTTCTATCCGCCTGCGGAACCGGAGGAACAGTTCATACTGATCGATCTGTCCGAGCAGTTTCTCGGCGCCTATGAATATGGTGCGCTTCGTTTTGCCGTCCCGATTGCCTCCGGGGAAGCACGAAAGCCGACGCCGGTTGGAGAGTTTCGCCTGACGGCGGCTCATCGTTCGCATCAATCCTGCCTCTATACGATCGAGGGCACCGACAGACCCTATCCCATGAACTACGCCCTCCGGTTTTTTGTCAATCGCGAAGGCGTCTCTTACTGGATTCACGGTCGAGACCTGCCGGGCTATCCCGCATCCCACGGCTGTATCGGCCTCTATGACGAACCGATGCAAAAAGCGCATTACGGCATTCCCGAGGATCCTGAGCTGAACGACGCGAAACGACTGTTCGAGTGGGTTCTTGACAAGGAGATACCCGACAATCGCGTGACCTCTCTTCCCCGCGGCCCGAGGGTCCACATCATCGGCCAGGCGCCGCATACGATAAAGATAAACTAG
- a CDS encoding CBS domain-containing protein, producing the protein MRQTEFFMKGCDPRTLTVEQLMQDAVTRCTTRTDASTVAYLMTHRNFGSLPVVEEDGTLVGIVTEYDLLQTLIDGRDLRKILVTEIMSARPVTVTEDQTLAQVADLFQDRYLTRVPVVRNNKLVGILARRDLLFGYMKASQYWS; encoded by the coding sequence ATGAGACAAACCGAATTCTTCATGAAAGGCTGTGATCCGAGGACCTTGACCGTCGAACAATTGATGCAGGATGCCGTCACCCGATGCACGACGCGCACCGATGCGTCGACCGTCGCTTACCTGATGACGCACCGAAATTTCGGAAGTCTTCCGGTCGTGGAGGAAGACGGCACGTTGGTCGGGATCGTGACTGAATACGATCTGTTGCAGACCTTGATCGACGGGCGTGATCTTCGGAAAATTCTGGTCACTGAAATCATGTCGGCTCGGCCCGTGACCGTGACCGAAGATCAAACACTCGCCCAAGTGGCTGATCTGTTCCAGGATCGTTATTTGACTCGCGTGCCGGTCGTGCGGAATAACAAGCTGGTGGGGATTCTTGCCCGACGAGATTTGTTGTTCGGCTATATGAAGGCGTCGCAATATTGGTCGTAA